A portion of the Paenibacillus hamazuiensis genome contains these proteins:
- a CDS encoding tautomerase family protein yields MPYVNIKITKKGATADQKQQLIKGVTELLENVLNKKPESTVVIIDEIDTDNWGIGGESVTTKNLREQ; encoded by the coding sequence ATGCCATACGTCAATATCAAGATCACCAAAAAAGGCGCGACAGCCGATCAGAAGCAGCAGCTCATCAAAGGTGTGACGGAATTGCTGGAAAACGTGCTGAACAAAAAGCCGGAGTCGACGGTCGTCATTATCGACGAAATCGATACGGATAACTGGGGCATCGGCGGCGAGTCGGTGACGACCAAAAATTTGCGGGAGCAGTAG
- a CDS encoding MBL fold metallo-hydrolase encodes MKIRQIRNATIVLEYGGLTFLIDPYLAPKGAYPPITNTANPVNNPTVDLPVSVEEIVRTDAVIVTHLHPDHFDAAAIRAIPKDANMIAQSEEDAETIRREGFHNVQALDRVSRMGEVRLFRTRGQHGTGEIGRLMGDVSGVVFKHPDEKTLYIAGDTIWCAEVEEAVLTHRPEVVVVNGGSAQFLQGGPITMGKEDIRLTCSAAPQATVIVSHMEALNHCFLSRRELKGFIEEKGLGTRVLVPADGETVEC; translated from the coding sequence ATGAAGATTAGACAAATTAGAAATGCGACGATCGTGCTTGAATATGGCGGTCTCACTTTTTTGATCGATCCGTATTTGGCGCCGAAGGGGGCTTATCCGCCTATAACGAACACGGCGAATCCGGTGAACAACCCGACCGTCGATTTGCCGGTTTCCGTAGAGGAAATCGTTCGAACGGACGCCGTCATCGTTACGCACCTGCATCCCGACCACTTTGACGCAGCGGCAATTCGGGCAATTCCGAAGGATGCGAACATGATCGCGCAATCCGAGGAGGATGCTGAAACGATCAGGCGGGAAGGATTTCACAATGTCCAAGCGTTGGATCGCGTTTCCCGCATGGGCGAAGTTCGATTATTTCGGACCCGGGGTCAGCATGGCACCGGTGAAATCGGTCGGTTGATGGGGGACGTTTCCGGTGTGGTTTTCAAACATCCGGACGAGAAAACCTTATATATCGCAGGAGATACGATCTGGTGCGCCGAAGTGGAGGAAGCGGTCCTCACGCATCGGCCGGAAGTGGTTGTCGTTAACGGCGGATCTGCACAATTCCTGCAAGGGGGCCCCATTACGATGGGAAAAGAAGACATCCGCCTTACATGCTCGGCGGCACCGCAGGCGACGGTCATCGTGTCCCATATGGAGGCGCTCAATCATTGCTTTTTGTCAAGGCGCGAGCTGAAGGGCTTCATTGAAGAGAAGGGTCTGGGTACCCGGGTACTGGTGCCTGCCGATGGCGAAACGGTCGAATGTTAA
- a CDS encoding DUF1987 domain-containing protein, with protein sequence METLYVEATKSTPEVRFDPQSSVLSLKGQSYPENAFKFYEPVFEWVDRYIAALGSEEVSIVLNFPYINTSSAKCIMMLLDRFNDAHLQGKKLRIQWFCREDNESEIECAEEFKEDLELPFEIIFLRED encoded by the coding sequence ATGGAAACTCTGTATGTCGAAGCAACCAAGAGTACGCCGGAGGTCCGCTTTGATCCGCAAAGCAGCGTGCTGTCGTTAAAAGGACAGTCTTATCCGGAAAATGCCTTTAAATTTTACGAGCCTGTTTTCGAATGGGTCGATCGATATATCGCAGCGCTCGGTTCCGAGGAAGTGAGCATCGTGCTGAACTTCCCGTACATCAACACAAGCAGCGCCAAATGCATCATGATGCTCCTGGACCGCTTTAACGACGCGCACCTGCAAGGGAAAAAGCTGCGGATCCAGTGGTTCTGCCGTGAAGATAACGAAAGCGAAATCGAGTGTGCGGAAGAGTTTAAGGAAGATCTGGAGCTGCCCTTTGAAATTATATTTCTTCGCGAGGACTAA
- a CDS encoding SiaB family protein kinase — protein sequence MDGQLLKLQTELASKGLLICFTGKLTQGIIEELGEAVKKYLETEERLKADVYDIFSIFIEQTQNIKNYCNSKEGADLYEQIAHSCIVTIGKTETGNYVCSGNRIGNEDIGRLKAALDEIQPLGKAELKALYKTKLKQSPPADSAGAGIGLIDMARKASRPLEYSIAGIDDKVSFFTLRAEV from the coding sequence ATGGACGGTCAATTGTTGAAGCTGCAAACGGAGCTGGCAAGCAAGGGACTTTTGATCTGCTTTACGGGAAAACTGACTCAGGGCATTATTGAAGAGCTCGGAGAGGCGGTCAAAAAGTATTTGGAGACAGAGGAGCGTCTCAAGGCGGACGTTTACGATATTTTTTCGATTTTTATCGAGCAGACGCAAAATATTAAAAATTATTGCAACAGCAAGGAAGGAGCCGATCTGTACGAACAAATCGCCCACTCGTGCATCGTTACGATCGGCAAGACGGAAACCGGCAATTACGTTTGCTCCGGCAACCGGATCGGCAACGAGGATATCGGCAGGCTGAAAGCTGCGCTCGACGAAATTCAGCCTCTCGGCAAGGCGGAGCTCAAGGCGCTTTACAAGACGAAGCTGAAGCAATCGCCTCCGGCGGACAGCGCAGGGGCGGGCATCGGTCTTATCGATATGGCCCGCAAGGCGAGCCGGCCACTCGAATATTCGATTGCCGGCATAGACGACAAGGTTTCCTTTTTTACATTAAGGGCGGAAGTATAG
- a CDS encoding sensor histidine kinase: MNKWIIAISMVCCLLTGLPLTAAAKEVRESGPAAVQGTLDAAGWNFSGQGMIYLNGEWQFYWHALLEPNDFSAAGAVVPEPKLAKVPHVWGSGAPGDPAPDNLGYATYRLDLKLGEGDPGVKSIYIPAIATAYKLWVNGELAAEVGTVGTDPHTMKPKTVAKTVQFHPRPGANELVIQVSNYVQRKGGLWTPLMLGNSSDIMFQREKNIASQLVVAIGLLTLGAYHLGLFMLRKFDTLSLLIGLFCALLALRTLLLGDTLLVRFWPGLDWEVAVKLEYLAPYVGVPLFGWYVRKLYPQDANRRLINVSLAVGALFSLVVLLFPAIVYTRTMLAYQAFTVLLFSYLLYVFMLAVKRRREGALLNGAGTLIMFASVINDVLYYNHVISSVDFVPYGVFIFLFVQTMVVALKYTNAYYMVQNMSVELKDVNATLEDKIRERTEALELSNMQLREANEHLKEMEAVRKVILTNISHEIGTPMTAVQGYIKALLDGVIQPQDRKYISMIYDKVLMVNRLTQDLFDLSKLESGKAKFETCEVAAEDLFEQYFREFQYDVEKKNIRFEMEEISGLPADQLALLTIDPVRIQQVVGNIVYNATKFTAPGGLIRISGELMRAPGASLWELVVRISDTGIGIAPEAVPHIFDRFYKGSAPEHANSEGTGLGLAIAKEIITYHGGTIGVESVLRKGSTFHFTLPVELLPLEVE, from the coding sequence ATGAACAAATGGATTATTGCAATATCGATGGTTTGCTGCTTGCTGACGGGGCTCCCTCTGACAGCCGCCGCCAAAGAGGTTCGGGAATCCGGGCCGGCAGCCGTTCAAGGAACGCTTGATGCGGCGGGCTGGAATTTTTCCGGGCAGGGTATGATTTATCTGAACGGCGAGTGGCAGTTTTATTGGCATGCTCTCCTTGAACCGAACGATTTTTCCGCAGCGGGCGCAGTCGTTCCGGAACCGAAGCTGGCGAAGGTGCCCCATGTATGGGGGAGCGGCGCTCCCGGCGATCCCGCACCGGACAATCTCGGCTATGCGACATACCGGCTCGATCTGAAGCTGGGCGAGGGAGATCCGGGCGTTAAATCAATATACATACCTGCGATTGCTACCGCTTATAAGTTATGGGTGAACGGGGAGCTGGCCGCCGAGGTCGGGACAGTAGGCACCGATCCCCACACGATGAAGCCGAAAACAGTCGCCAAAACCGTTCAATTCCATCCGCGGCCGGGAGCGAACGAACTCGTCATACAGGTGTCCAACTACGTGCAGCGCAAGGGCGGGTTATGGACCCCCCTCATGCTGGGCAACAGCAGCGACATCATGTTTCAGCGGGAAAAAAATATCGCCTCTCAGCTTGTCGTTGCCATCGGCCTTCTTACGCTCGGAGCTTATCACCTCGGCTTGTTCATGCTAAGGAAATTCGATACGTTAAGTTTGCTTATCGGCTTGTTTTGTGCGCTGCTTGCGCTGCGGACGCTGCTTCTCGGAGATACGCTGCTTGTGCGGTTTTGGCCGGGGCTCGATTGGGAAGTTGCGGTAAAGCTGGAATATTTGGCTCCTTACGTCGGGGTTCCGCTGTTCGGCTGGTATGTGCGCAAGCTGTACCCGCAGGATGCAAACCGCAGGCTGATTAACGTTTCTCTGGCGGTTGGGGCGCTGTTTTCGCTTGTTGTGCTGCTGTTTCCGGCAATCGTATACACGAGGACGATGCTGGCTTACCAAGCGTTCACGGTGCTCTTGTTCAGTTATTTGCTTTACGTGTTTATGCTGGCCGTCAAGCGAAGAAGAGAGGGAGCGCTGCTGAACGGGGCCGGGACGCTCATCATGTTTGCGTCGGTCATCAACGACGTGCTCTATTACAATCACGTCATCTCTTCGGTGGATTTTGTTCCGTACGGCGTTTTTATTTTTTTGTTCGTACAGACGATGGTCGTTGCGCTCAAATATACGAACGCCTATTATATGGTCCAAAACATGTCCGTGGAGCTTAAAGACGTCAACGCGACGCTGGAGGATAAAATCCGGGAACGCACCGAAGCGCTTGAGCTCAGCAACATGCAGCTGCGCGAAGCCAACGAACATCTGAAGGAGATGGAGGCGGTCCGCAAAGTGATTTTGACGAACATTTCCCATGAGATCGGCACTCCGATGACCGCCGTGCAAGGATACATCAAGGCGCTCCTCGACGGCGTCATTCAGCCCCAGGACCGCAAATACATAAGTATGATTTATGACAAGGTGCTTATGGTCAACCGGCTTACCCAGGATCTGTTCGACTTGTCGAAGCTGGAGTCCGGCAAAGCGAAGTTTGAGACGTGCGAGGTCGCTGCAGAGGATCTGTTCGAGCAATATTTCCGTGAATTCCAGTACGACGTCGAGAAGAAAAACATTCGCTTCGAGATGGAGGAGATCTCGGGCCTGCCGGCCGACCAGTTGGCGCTGCTGACGATCGATCCGGTCCGGATTCAGCAGGTGGTCGGGAATATTGTGTATAATGCGACGAAATTTACCGCACCCGGCGGGCTCATCCGCATCTCGGGCGAGCTGATGCGGGCCCCGGGAGCATCGCTGTGGGAGCTGGTTGTCCGCATTTCCGATACGGGCATCGGAATTGCGCCGGAAGCGGTTCCGCATATCTTCGACCGGTTTTACAAAGGCAGCGCGCCGGAGCATGCGAACAGCGAAGGAACCGGACTCGGGCTCGCCATTGCCAAGGAAATCATAACTTATCACGGCGGAACGATCGGCGTGGAAAGCGTGCTGCGCAAAGGAAGCACGTTTCATTTCACGCTGCCGGTCGAGCTGCTGCCTCTGGAGGTAGAGTAG
- a CDS encoding Lrp/AsnC family transcriptional regulator, whose product MLDHTDKRILEELVKDGRISMKKLGEKVHLTGQAAANRVVKLEEEEVIEGYTVRLNYRKTGYNVHSFITIFTTSFDHQPFLSFLETKSEFIANKYKISGEGCYLLECRFPSNEELDRFLGELTRYVNYKLSVVISEI is encoded by the coding sequence ATGCTGGATCATACGGATAAACGGATACTCGAGGAGCTGGTCAAAGATGGCCGGATTTCGATGAAGAAGTTGGGCGAAAAAGTTCATCTGACCGGTCAAGCGGCGGCCAATCGGGTGGTCAAACTTGAAGAAGAAGAAGTGATCGAAGGTTATACCGTTCGTCTTAACTATCGAAAAACCGGCTATAACGTCCACTCGTTTATTACTATTTTTACGACGAGCTTCGATCATCAGCCGTTCCTGTCATTTCTGGAAACGAAAAGCGAATTCATAGCAAATAAATATAAAATCAGCGGGGAGGGCTGCTACCTTTTGGAATGCCGATTTCCCTCCAACGAGGAACTGGATCGGTTTCTGGGCGAATTAACCCGCTATGTCAATTATAAATTATCCGTTGTCATAAGCGAGATTTGA
- a CDS encoding SpoIIE family protein phosphatase: protein MIISRDKSVMRVIMFASGVIVLSILLAGMLVYFLTEKEVVRKLKEKDLVFVAGSVASKVDSRIQRAKESSQLLAQDPGVIAWLQSGEKDERLQQYALDKLKQLAKDYDYSNSFIVSAVTNHYWTEEGRIVDTMTHDNPQNEWFFRTIEAKVPVTVQIDYNDKRQDTFAFIDVLMGDPEKPLGVAGVGLSLKSLSDEFAKYRYGSSSHLWLVDNSGTISLSDNVFHDGKSIREFIPDATVNQFLPGGHRADSRDGGKTQVMEFTDAGGRRIDLISYPLQSADWKLIFQIDRSETVSFLEKVKLHTWIATFICIVAMTFLFYFVSRYLANPYKRAVELNKQLEQIVQERTRQLTEQTVKLTDSIDYAQRIQEAILPSGDVLNRVMKEYFLLWQPRDAVGGDFYWVKPAREGYFVAVGDCTGHGVPGALMTMLSVSILNLVADNEQEDNPAVILNKVNKLVKQMLNRDRSGPIDDDGLDLGLCHVNGREIVFAGAKCSLYVKNGPQLNVIKGDRRSIGSRRTADHYTFENHRLTLSEDNAIYMTTDGYLDQNGGLKNYSFGKQRFIEMIEAYAKKPLAEQERVFREQLLRYMGKEPQRDDITLLGFRV, encoded by the coding sequence ATGATCATATCCCGGGATAAAAGCGTGATGAGAGTGATCATGTTCGCCAGCGGAGTTATTGTGCTGTCTATTTTGCTGGCCGGCATGCTGGTTTATTTTTTGACGGAAAAAGAGGTTGTCCGTAAGCTGAAGGAGAAAGATCTGGTGTTTGTCGCCGGGTCCGTCGCTTCCAAGGTGGACAGCCGGATTCAACGGGCCAAGGAGTCGTCCCAATTGCTGGCGCAGGATCCCGGTGTCATTGCCTGGCTGCAAAGCGGGGAGAAGGACGAACGGCTTCAGCAATACGCGCTGGACAAGCTGAAGCAGCTGGCCAAAGATTACGACTACAGCAATTCGTTTATCGTAAGTGCGGTCACGAACCATTATTGGACGGAGGAAGGGCGCATCGTCGACACGATGACTCATGACAATCCGCAAAACGAATGGTTTTTCCGGACCATTGAGGCCAAGGTGCCGGTAACCGTTCAGATCGATTACAACGATAAACGTCAGGATACGTTTGCTTTTATCGATGTGTTGATGGGAGACCCGGAGAAGCCGCTCGGCGTGGCCGGAGTCGGCTTGAGCTTGAAAAGCTTGTCGGACGAGTTTGCGAAATACCGCTATGGCAGCAGCAGCCACCTGTGGCTTGTCGATAACTCCGGGACGATCAGCCTGTCGGATAATGTGTTTCACGACGGCAAATCGATCCGCGAATTTATTCCCGACGCGACGGTAAACCAGTTTTTGCCAGGCGGGCACAGGGCGGACAGCCGGGACGGGGGCAAAACGCAGGTGATGGAGTTCACCGATGCCGGCGGCCGGCGGATCGATCTGATCAGCTATCCGCTGCAATCGGCGGACTGGAAGCTTATTTTTCAAATCGACCGGAGCGAAACCGTCTCATTCCTGGAAAAGGTAAAGCTGCATACGTGGATCGCGACGTTTATTTGCATTGTGGCGATGACGTTTCTCTTTTACTTCGTTTCCCGTTATCTGGCCAACCCGTATAAACGGGCCGTCGAGCTCAACAAGCAGCTGGAGCAAATCGTTCAGGAGAGAACGAGGCAGCTCACCGAGCAAACCGTCAAGCTCACCGACAGTATCGACTATGCCCAGCGCATTCAGGAAGCGATACTCCCGTCCGGGGACGTGCTCAACCGCGTCATGAAGGAGTATTTTCTGCTGTGGCAGCCGAGGGATGCGGTTGGCGGAGACTTTTACTGGGTGAAGCCGGCGCGCGAAGGATATTTCGTGGCAGTTGGCGACTGCACGGGGCACGGAGTACCGGGGGCGCTGATGACGATGCTTTCGGTGTCGATCCTTAACCTGGTCGCGGATAACGAGCAGGAGGACAACCCGGCCGTGATTCTGAACAAGGTCAACAAGCTGGTGAAGCAAATGTTGAACCGGGACAGAAGCGGCCCGATCGACGACGACGGGCTCGATCTCGGACTTTGTCACGTGAACGGCCGCGAAATCGTTTTTGCCGGAGCCAAGTGCTCGCTTTATGTAAAAAACGGGCCGCAATTGAACGTGATCAAAGGAGACCGGCGCAGCATAGGCAGCCGGAGAACGGCGGATCACTATACGTTTGAGAATCACCGTCTCACGTTATCGGAGGACAATGCGATTTATATGACGACCGACGGGTATTTGGACCAAAACGGGGGTCTCAAAAACTATTCGTTCGGCAAACAGCGGTTCATCGAAATGATCGAAGCGTACGCAAAGAAGCCGCTGGCGGAGCAGGAACGGGTATTCCGCGAGCAGCTGCTGCGTTATATGGGCAAAGAGCCGCAGCGCGACGATATTACGCTGCTGGGATTCAGGGTTTGA
- a CDS encoding D-2-hydroxyacid dehydrogenase, whose product MKIVVLDGYALNPGDLSWSGLAELGETVIYDRTAPGQLPERAQGADMLFTNKTVLDEAALASLPGLRYIGVLATGYNVVDVQAAAKRGVVVTNIPGYGTNSVAQHAFALLLELCNRVGLHGEAVNAGEWQRSAEWCFMKSPLTELAGKTMGIVGFGSIGRQVARIASAFGMNAFVPDRGKPLPAEFAAYVRAVPLERLLGEADVISLHCPLTPETQGLIRRETLQLMKPSALLVNTARGALIVEEDLAEALNEGRIGGAALDVLAQEPPKAGSPLIGAKNCIVTPHIAWGTKEARARLMDLAVQNAKAFLQGKPIHVVSPAN is encoded by the coding sequence GTGAAAATCGTCGTTTTGGACGGATATGCTTTAAATCCGGGGGATTTAAGCTGGAGCGGGCTTGCGGAGCTCGGAGAAACGGTCATATACGACCGTACCGCCCCCGGGCAGCTGCCGGAGCGGGCGCAGGGAGCCGATATGCTGTTCACCAATAAAACGGTGCTGGACGAGGCGGCCCTCGCATCGCTGCCCGGACTTCGGTATATCGGCGTGCTGGCCACCGGCTATAATGTGGTCGATGTGCAGGCGGCGGCGAAGCGGGGAGTCGTTGTTACCAACATCCCGGGCTATGGAACGAATTCGGTGGCCCAGCATGCGTTCGCGCTGCTGCTGGAGCTGTGCAACCGGGTCGGTCTGCACGGCGAAGCGGTAAACGCGGGGGAATGGCAGCGCAGCGCCGAGTGGTGCTTCATGAAGTCGCCGTTGACCGAGCTGGCGGGCAAAACGATGGGCATCGTCGGCTTCGGCTCCATCGGGCGGCAGGTGGCGCGAATCGCCTCCGCGTTCGGCATGAACGCCTTCGTTCCGGACCGCGGCAAACCGCTTCCGGCGGAGTTCGCCGCCTATGTCCGGGCCGTGCCGCTGGAGCGGCTGCTGGGTGAAGCCGATGTGATCAGCCTGCACTGCCCGCTAACGCCGGAAACGCAGGGGCTCATCCGCCGCGAAACCCTCCAGCTGATGAAACCAAGCGCGCTGCTCGTCAACACCGCGCGCGGAGCGCTCATCGTGGAGGAGGATTTGGCGGAGGCGCTGAACGAAGGGCGGATTGGCGGAGCTGCGTTGGACGTGCTGGCGCAGGAGCCGCCGAAGGCGGGAAGCCCGCTGATCGGGGCGAAGAACTGCATCGTTACCCCGCATATAGCCTGGGGGACCAAGGAAGCCCGGGCCAGGCTTATGGACTTGGCCGTGCAAAACGCGAAGGCGTTTTTGCAGGGGAAGCCGATCCATGTCGTTAGCCCGGCAAACTGA
- a CDS encoding Uma2 family endonuclease, protein MTKPPSPNKEKTGSVKEQYVTYDVPERYELIGGIRYDMKPSPALNHQVLVMELGTSMKTTCNPNGIVVVAPMDVHLDEENVVQPDVIFISNENDRIIKDGKIKGTPDLLVEILSPSSGAHDKIRKKALYEKFGVLEYWIVDPILKTVDQFLLEQDKLHLAATYGEEDRLTSPRLSCVNIELSAAFAPLKRFEKSED, encoded by the coding sequence ATGACCAAACCGCCCTCCCCGAATAAAGAAAAGACAGGTTCCGTAAAAGAACAGTACGTGACGTACGACGTACCGGAACGGTACGAATTGATCGGCGGCATCCGCTACGATATGAAACCTTCTCCTGCGCTGAACCATCAGGTATTGGTTATGGAGCTTGGGACTTCGATGAAAACCACGTGCAACCCGAACGGCATCGTCGTCGTAGCCCCCATGGATGTGCATCTGGATGAGGAGAACGTCGTGCAGCCCGACGTGATTTTCATCTCCAATGAAAACGACCGCATCATTAAGGACGGCAAAATCAAGGGCACACCGGATCTTCTCGTCGAAATATTGTCCCCCAGCTCCGGCGCCCATGATAAAATCCGCAAAAAAGCGCTCTACGAGAAGTTCGGCGTCCTGGAGTATTGGATCGTCGATCCGATTTTGAAAACGGTCGATCAGTTCCTTCTGGAGCAGGACAAGCTCCACCTGGCCGCCACCTACGGTGAGGAAGACCGTTTAACCTCCCCTCGCCTTTCCTGCGTGAACATCGAGCTGTCCGCAGCATTTGCCCCGCTTAAACGATTCGAAAAGTCCGAGGACTGA
- a CDS encoding EamA family transporter, whose amino-acid sequence MAKRSNVNQDVSPFVPGGCSVCGTAMARNSSPPEPADFSRRVRYAAGLASLWLLWGSVFLALKVVITEIPPYLTGVRFVLCGALLLLWCLCRMPAEARPSGKQWANAALVGLLLIAGGQGMVIAGAQILSSAVTGLLVSTMPLWTALLEWGIFRSRPNVKASVGLLLGFVGLVILISPSGQEGLNRIGVICILSAALLTAVGTIALRRTAQPGVMYSTAVQMLTGGIVIMGVSLSKGEWARLHFAALKGTLLLAMVYLLFVTVSGFLLYSWLQRNSASVALPNTVSYVSPVIAAVLGWAYLGEPLTMRMIGAIVIILTGVAFIVLASGRKSGKVS is encoded by the coding sequence ATGGCGAAACGGTCGAATGTTAATCAGGACGTCAGCCCATTTGTCCCCGGTGGATGCTCCGTCTGCGGAACCGCGATGGCGAGAAATTCATCGCCGCCGGAGCCGGCGGACTTTTCCCGCCGAGTGCGTTATGCAGCGGGCCTTGCATCGCTATGGCTGCTGTGGGGCTCGGTTTTTCTTGCGCTAAAGGTCGTCATTACGGAAATTCCGCCTTATTTGACCGGCGTACGTTTCGTTCTTTGCGGAGCGCTGCTGCTGCTGTGGTGTTTGTGCCGCATGCCCGCCGAAGCTCGTCCGTCCGGCAAACAATGGGCGAATGCGGCGCTCGTCGGCTTGCTGCTCATCGCCGGCGGACAAGGCATGGTTATCGCGGGAGCGCAGATCTTGTCTTCGGCCGTTACCGGCCTGCTTGTTTCTACAATGCCGCTGTGGACGGCGCTGCTGGAATGGGGGATTTTCCGCAGCAGGCCTAATGTAAAGGCCTCGGTCGGCTTGCTGCTTGGCTTTGTCGGCCTTGTCATCCTGATCTCCCCTTCGGGACAAGAGGGGTTAAACCGGATTGGGGTCATATGTATCTTGTCCGCCGCACTCCTGACAGCCGTTGGCACGATTGCCCTGCGGCGCACTGCGCAGCCCGGAGTCATGTACAGTACAGCGGTTCAAATGCTGACAGGCGGTATCGTCATTATGGGAGTCAGTCTCTCCAAAGGAGAATGGGCTCGGCTGCATTTCGCAGCTTTGAAGGGAACGCTGCTTTTGGCTATGGTCTATCTTCTGTTTGTAACCGTCAGCGGTTTTTTGCTGTATTCCTGGCTGCAGCGAAACAGCGCTTCCGTGGCGCTGCCGAACACCGTTTCGTATGTCAGTCCGGTGATCGCCGCTGTGCTTGGATGGGCTTATCTCGGAGAGCCGCTCACAATGCGGATGATCGGAGCAATCGTCATTATTTTGACCGGCGTCGCTTTTATTGTGCTTGCCTCCGGGAGGAAAAGCGGCAAGGTTTCCTGA
- a CDS encoding response regulator transcription factor: protein MSEERLLLVEDDPEIRQLIRLYLNSSGYEVVVADNGAEGLRLFEATAPELVLLDIHLPGMDGFEVCRQIRKVSNIPIIFISCRKDSDDVVQGLELGGDDYITKPFDPVVVVARVQANLRRAPIFHRTWHAEKRQDKKRLLSFEGLDIDLTQFCVFVGDTQVALSAKEMQLLVFLAQNPNQVFTTEELYRNIWGAESNSDTRTVLVHISSIRKKIESNPSFPRYIQNIRGIGYKFNAGFAAEGQLN, encoded by the coding sequence ATGTCAGAAGAACGATTGCTTCTTGTCGAGGACGACCCGGAAATTCGCCAGCTCATCCGGCTTTATTTAAACAGCAGCGGCTATGAGGTCGTCGTCGCGGATAACGGTGCGGAAGGGCTGCGTCTGTTCGAAGCAACGGCACCGGAACTCGTGCTGCTCGACATTCACCTGCCGGGAATGGACGGCTTCGAGGTATGCCGGCAAATCCGCAAAGTGTCGAACATCCCGATTATTTTTATCAGCTGCCGCAAAGATTCCGACGACGTTGTCCAAGGGCTGGAGCTCGGCGGCGACGATTACATCACGAAACCGTTCGATCCGGTCGTCGTGGTCGCCCGGGTACAGGCGAATTTGCGCAGAGCGCCGATTTTTCACCGCACCTGGCATGCGGAGAAGCGGCAGGATAAGAAAAGACTGCTTTCCTTCGAGGGACTGGATATCGATTTGACGCAATTTTGCGTTTTTGTGGGCGATACCCAAGTGGCTCTTTCGGCGAAGGAAATGCAGCTTCTCGTCTTTTTGGCGCAAAATCCGAACCAGGTGTTCACGACCGAAGAGCTGTACCGCAACATTTGGGGGGCGGAAAGCAACTCCGATACCCGCACGGTTCTCGTGCATATCAGCAGCATCCGGAAAAAAATCGAGAGCAATCCGTCCTTTCCCCGTTACATTCAAAACATTCGCGGAATCGGCTACAAGTTTAATGCGGGCTTTGCGGCCGAAGGCCAGTTAAACTAA
- a CDS encoding sensor histidine kinase codes for MNSKPSRQVFETEIGILKSAKRTVLDPSHADNVLTPQFRELVNHYERLLRMSIKIFNISDIQGKHLKEHELELQRVNEQLNQLEQARRQLITDISHELGTPMTSIQGYVKAMLDGIIKPTPHYLNLVHDKITHVNLLVDELFEISKLESSQTMLDYADCSLADVQNMLEHRLEAEVNGCGYELRLDRYEGTEDPDRVRLSIDTSRIEQATRHLVFYAMKHTPPGGRIGLRFDLQEAKAGGEAGIKDKRSCELVVTISDFGLGIDQANFSLLMDRAQRSDLGLTIAKIIVLKHQGQMGVREPGKNEGSEKCRVYFSLPAVLAP; via the coding sequence ATGAACAGCAAACCGAGCCGCCAAGTATTCGAAACGGAAATCGGGATTTTGAAGTCAGCCAAACGAACGGTTTTGGATCCGAGCCACGCGGATAACGTATTGACCCCACAATTCCGCGAATTGGTAAACCATTACGAACGTTTGCTTCGCATGTCGATCAAAATTTTCAATATCAGCGATATTCAAGGGAAGCATTTGAAGGAACACGAACTTGAGCTGCAGAGGGTCAACGAGCAGCTGAACCAGCTGGAGCAAGCCCGGCGGCAGCTGATTACCGACATTTCGCACGAGCTTGGCACTCCGATGACTTCGATTCAAGGTTACGTAAAGGCGATGCTCGACGGGATCATCAAGCCGACGCCGCATTATTTGAATCTTGTTCACGATAAAATCACTCATGTGAACCTGCTCGTCGATGAGCTTTTTGAAATATCCAAGCTGGAGTCGAGCCAAACGATGCTGGATTACGCCGATTGCTCGCTCGCCGATGTGCAAAACATGCTCGAGCATCGGCTCGAAGCCGAGGTGAACGGCTGCGGCTACGAACTCCGTTTGGATCGGTACGAAGGAACGGAGGATCCGGACCGGGTCAGGCTTTCCATCGATACCAGCCGTATAGAGCAAGCGACGCGTCACTTGGTATTTTATGCGATGAAGCATACCCCTCCCGGCGGCCGCATCGGGCTGCGGTTCGATCTGCAGGAGGCAAAAGCCGGCGGTGAAGCAGGCATAAAGGACAAGCGCAGCTGTGAGCTCGTCGTGACGATCAGCGACTTCGGCCTCGGCATCGATCAGGCGAATTTCTCATTGCTGATGGATCGCGCGCAAAGAAGCGATTTGGGGCTGACCATAGCCAAAATCATCGTACTTAAGCACCAAGGCCAGATGGGCGTCCGAGAGCCGGGAAAGAACGAGGGCAGCGAAAAATGCCGCGTGTACTTTTCGCTGCCCGCCGTGCTCGCGCCGTAA